The proteins below come from a single Anderseniella sp. Alg231-50 genomic window:
- a CDS encoding F0F1 ATP synthase subunit epsilon, whose translation MADLLKFELVSPERLLSSGDVQQVVVPGTEGEFTVLVNHAPVLSTLKPGVVTVTDESGNAERIFVRGGFAEVNPAGLTILAEEAVAVSDLSADDLAQKIQNAQEDVNDANDPEKKRRAQETLDHLTQLQSAL comes from the coding sequence ATGGCCGATCTCTTGAAGTTTGAACTGGTATCACCTGAGCGGCTGTTGTCGTCAGGCGACGTGCAGCAGGTTGTCGTGCCAGGCACCGAAGGCGAGTTTACCGTTCTGGTCAATCACGCCCCGGTCTTGTCGACACTCAAGCCCGGCGTTGTAACCGTCACCGATGAAAGCGGTAATGCAGAACGGATTTTCGTGCGTGGCGGATTTGCGGAAGTAAATCCTGCCGGCCTGACCATCCTGGCTGAAGAAGCTGTTGCGGTGAGCGATCTTTCAGCAGACGACCTGGCGCAGAAAATCCAGAATGCGCAGGAAGACGTGAACGACGCCAATGATCCTGAGAAAAAGCGCCGGGCGCAGGAAACTCTCGATCATCTGACGCAATTGCAGTCAGCGCTTTAA